Proteins encoded within one genomic window of Geotalea daltonii FRC-32:
- a CDS encoding glycosyltransferase family 4 protein, producing the protein MQPMVVKSATRKRFSVWNQQQGLSSEASAAPRRILMTTDTVGGVWHYSLELARGLAKFGVEVALATMGPLPTAEQRRQVARIHNITLFESSYRLEWMEDPWEDVEKCGAWLMNLEDELKPDLVHLNGYAHADLPWNCPCMVVAHSCVISWWEAVKKEPIPQRLGPYRERVAQGLARAHLVAAPTAAMLNAVETSYLPLANTRVIYNGRCRKRYRPDNKINFILSVGRIWDEAKNINAIAELAGSLPWPVFIAGEQKHPEGETTFLDNVNHLGNLPPARLAPWFATAAIYALPARYEPFGLTVLEAALSGCALVLGDIPSLRELWEGAAVFVPPDDADVLADVLQSLCQDRTLRERMAEKAFERSRFFNPDKMAAEYFAAYLSLNSGLRRQAPDEAVNFSS; encoded by the coding sequence ATGCAGCCTATGGTCGTTAAATCGGCAACTAGAAAAAGATTCAGCGTCTGGAACCAGCAACAGGGCCTTTCCAGCGAAGCTTCGGCAGCGCCCCGGCGCATTCTCATGACCACAGACACCGTCGGCGGAGTATGGCATTACTCCCTGGAACTGGCAAGGGGGTTGGCGAAATTCGGCGTGGAAGTGGCGCTGGCCACCATGGGCCCCCTCCCCACGGCGGAACAACGGCGCCAGGTCGCCCGCATTCACAATATCACCCTTTTTGAAAGCAGTTATCGCCTGGAATGGATGGAAGACCCCTGGGAGGATGTGGAGAAATGCGGTGCCTGGCTGATGAACCTGGAAGATGAACTGAAGCCCGACCTGGTGCACCTGAATGGTTATGCCCATGCCGACCTGCCCTGGAACTGCCCATGCATGGTGGTTGCCCATTCCTGCGTTATTTCCTGGTGGGAAGCAGTGAAGAAAGAACCGATTCCACAGCGGCTCGGCCCTTACCGGGAAAGGGTGGCGCAGGGCCTGGCACGGGCTCACCTTGTGGCAGCACCGACAGCAGCAATGCTCAATGCCGTGGAAACGAGCTATCTGCCCCTGGCCAATACCAGGGTTATCTACAATGGACGCTGCCGGAAAAGGTACCGACCCGACAACAAGATAAATTTCATCCTCTCCGTGGGGAGGATCTGGGATGAGGCAAAAAATATCAACGCCATCGCCGAGCTTGCCGGCTCTCTCCCCTGGCCCGTGTTCATAGCCGGTGAGCAAAAGCACCCGGAGGGGGAAACGACCTTCCTGGACAACGTCAACCACCTGGGAAATCTTCCCCCGGCCAGGCTTGCTCCCTGGTTTGCGACGGCAGCCATATATGCCTTGCCGGCCCGTTATGAGCCTTTCGGCCTGACCGTACTCGAAGCGGCCCTGTCAGGCTGCGCCCTGGTCCTGGGGGATATTCCGAGCCTGCGCGAATTATGGGAAGGAGCGGCTGTCTTTGTGCCGCCCGATGACGCCGATGTTCTGGCCGATGTTCTCCAGTCCCTGTGTCAGGATCGCACTCTCCGGGAAAGAATGGCAGAGAAGGCTTTTGAAAGAAGCCGCTTTTTCAACCCGGACAAAATGGCAGCGGAATATTTTGCCGCCTATCTTTCCCTGAATTCCGGCCTCCGCCGTCAGGCGCCAGATGAAGCCGTGAACTTCAGCAGTTGA
- a CDS encoding Gfo/Idh/MocA family protein, with the protein MTKHHARRPRLGFLGTGWIGRHRMEAIHRSGEAEITAIADRSPENARQAAKIAPEAILVDSLDDLLSMKKLDGIVIATPSACHSSQAIQALDAGFSVFCQKPLARTAEETGQVIDAARKADRLLSVDFSYRYTDGFQKINSLAKSGGLGDIYAADLVFHNAYGPDKPWFYDAALSGGGCLMDLGIHLIDLALWVLDFPRLKAVSSSIYAGGTRLNGPGMVEDYAVASLGLENGSIVRIACSWNLPAGQDAVIESTFFGTKGGARFSNINGSFYDFTAERFTGTSRETLSVPPEDWGGRASVAWVQQLRNGGGFSPATENLLFTAAALDAAYGR; encoded by the coding sequence ATGACTAAGCACCACGCCCGCCGGCCGCGACTCGGCTTTCTCGGCACAGGCTGGATCGGCAGACATAGGATGGAAGCCATTCATCGTTCCGGCGAGGCGGAAATTACCGCCATTGCCGACAGGTCGCCGGAAAATGCCCGACAAGCCGCCAAGATCGCCCCGGAGGCAATACTTGTGGATTCCCTCGACGATCTTTTGTCCATGAAAAAACTGGATGGCATCGTCATTGCCACTCCAAGCGCCTGCCATTCGAGCCAGGCAATACAGGCACTGGACGCCGGTTTTTCAGTTTTCTGCCAAAAACCCCTGGCCCGCACCGCCGAAGAAACGGGACAGGTAATAGACGCAGCCCGCAAGGCAGACCGGCTCCTGTCGGTTGATTTCTCCTACAGATATACCGATGGCTTCCAAAAAATCAATAGCCTGGCCAAATCCGGCGGGCTTGGCGACATCTATGCCGCCGATCTCGTCTTCCACAATGCCTATGGTCCGGACAAGCCCTGGTTTTACGATGCCGCCCTTTCCGGCGGCGGTTGTCTAATGGACCTGGGGATACATCTTATAGACCTGGCCCTGTGGGTCCTTGATTTTCCAAGGCTCAAGGCTGTCTCAAGTTCGATCTATGCCGGAGGGACCAGGCTGAACGGTCCAGGAATGGTGGAAGACTACGCAGTGGCATCCCTGGGGCTTGAAAACGGCAGCATTGTCCGCATCGCCTGCTCCTGGAACCTCCCGGCAGGTCAGGATGCCGTGATAGAGTCAACCTTTTTCGGCACCAAAGGTGGAGCCCGCTTCAGCAATATCAACGGCTCTTTTTACGACTTTACGGCAGAAAGGTTCACCGGAACCTCACGGGAAACACTCTCCGTTCCACCTGAAGACTGGGGCGGAAGGGCCTCAGTAGCCTGGGTGCAACAATTGAGAAACGGGGGCGGGTTCTCGCCTGCCACGGAAAATCTGCTGTTTACTGCAGCAGCACTGGATGCAGCCTATGGTCGTTAA